The window TGGCCTGCTCATGATGGACTTGAACGGCGCGACGCTGCCGGAGGAGAACATCATCGTCTGGGACATGGACAACGCCTTCTTCTGCGCGCAGACCGGATATGCGGTCAACTACGGAGGCCCCGGAGTCCAGTACTTCGGCACCGACCACGCGGGCGTAGGGTTCGACACCGGCAGGAGCTTCGTCATCCAGCATCCGCACGGCTCCACCACGACGCATCATCCCTCCCAGATCCTGTCGCAGATGATCGACTACATGATCAACGTCGCGGTCATCAAGGACCACAGCGACGCGGGAACGACGCTCTGCCTCAAGAACAACTACGGCTCCTTCGACAACGTCTGGGTGAGCCAGATGCACAGGAGCGGCTACTACGGGGACGGCCACACGAGAGGGGAACCCGAGCTGAATCGCGTGATGCGCGACGAACTGGGCAACAAGACCAAGCTCTTCGTGGTGGACGCGACCTTCGGTCTCTACACGGGCGGCCCGGGGTACACTCCCCCGGGGCATACCCCCCCGAACTGGAGATACAACAGCCTCATCATGGGGCTCGACCCGGTCGCTGTGGATACGATCGGAACCGCCAAGATCAACGAGGAGCGGATTCGAAACGGCCTGGGCGCTCTGACCCCGAGCCACATCCATGCGGCCGCCCAGCCTCCCTATAGCCTGGGAACGGACGAGATGGCACAGATCGAGCTACTCGAGATCGACGCGGCCCTGGCGGCGGAGGTGGACGCCGCGGCGGCCGCGGCGGGCGGGGTCGCGCTCCTGCCCCCTTCCCCCAATCCTGCAAGAGGGAGTTGCAACCTGCGATTCCGCAACGCCGAAGCCTGCGAGGTCGAGATCCTCGTCGCCGACGCGGGCGGCTCCGTCGTCCGCCGGTGGGGCCGCGTCCCCTACGGACCCGGCTCGCACGCCGTCTCGTGGGACGGCCGCGACCAGGGCGGATCTCCTCTTGCGAGCGGGGTCTATTTCTGCGAGCTTCGTTCCCAGGGCGCGGCGCAGCGACAGCAAGTCGTGCTGATCCGTTAGCGCCCGCGCAGGCCGCGAAGGGAGGCATCATGGACAGAGCAGCGCGGCGATCGCCAAGGACCGGTGCGCCCCGGACACACTCCTCTGCGCCCGACAGAGGCAGGCGCGACTTCCTGAGGACGTCCACGCTCGCAGCCCTCGCGGCCCTGGGGTCGAGGGCCAGCGCGCTCGGCGCCGCCGATCCCATGCGGCAGGCGCCGCTCGAGCCGGCGAACCTCCTTCCCGGCAGGATCGTCCTGCTCCGTGAGCCGGAGATGGACGGGCATCTGGAGACGATCGACGAGGCGCGTGTCGCGAGCGTCGTTCATCAGGGAGTCCGCGTGCTGGCGAATAAGCTGACGACCGCGAGCGCATTCGAGTCGCTCTTTCCCGGTCTCACATCGACCTCCAAGATCGCGATCAAGGTCAACTGCATCGGCCCGTGCGACACGAGGTGGGAAACGGTTCGGGGCATCGTCTCGGGGCTCGCGCAGATGCTGAGCTCCACCTACGACGTCTCCCAGGTGACCATCTTCGACCGCGACCTCTCCGACCATGGCTACACCGCCGATAGATTCACGTTCAACGGCCGCACGGCAGCGCTCCGGGCAGACATCAATCCGGGGTCCTACTATCCGTACGGGAGCTACAGGCTGTCGAGCTACATCCTGAACGCCGACCACCTGATCGACGTCCCCGTGCTGAAGAGCCACAGCGACACCAACAATCAGATCACCGTGGCGCTCAAGAACCACTACGGCTCCTGCTTCCCATCGAGCCTCTGCGGCAACATCCCCGGGATGCTGACGGTCAACGCCGATCAGCACATCAAGGGCAAGACCCGTCTCGTGATCACCGACGCGATACGAGGGACCTACAATGGGGGGCCGGGAGAGCCGGCTCAGAACTGGAACACCTTCCCCGAGCAGAAGCCGAACACCCTCTTCTTCGCCACCGACCCGGTCACGAACGAGTACTGGGCCAGAGACATGATCAACGACGAGAGGCAGTCGCGCGGGTGGTCGACCAAGCCCTGCCCATGGATCGAACAGGCCTCGGGGGCTCCCTACAACCTTGGCGTGAGCAACCCGGCGCAGATGACGGTCATCAGCATGAACGCCGCCGATGTGCCCGGGGAGACCGAGACGCAGACGGGGACCACGTTCCTCGCGCCGAGCGTCCCGAATCCCTTCCGCGAGAGGACTTCGATCCGCTTCCGCATGGGGCACGGCGGACTGGCGGCCGTCGCCATCTACGACGTATCGGGTCGTCTCGTGCGCGATCTGGGCGAGCGTTCCTACGGCGAAGGGTACGCGACCGTCCCGTGGGACGGCCGCGATGCGGACGGTCGCGCGGTCGCGGCCGGCGTCTACCTGGCGCGGCTCTCGACCGATTCGGGGACGCGCTCTCGGAGGCTCGTCAGGAGCCGCTGAGCCCCCCTGCTTCTCCTCGGCTCGTGCGCGCGGCCTAGGCCGCGCGCGCCCTCGGCGCCTTGACGAAGTGGATGACCACCGAAGCGGCCAGGCAGAGCACCCCTGAGAGGATGAAGGCCAGATTGTAGTTGTTCGTCGCCTGCTTGACCAGCGGCGCGAGCAGGTTCCCCAGCAGGCCGCCGACCCCGTAGGCGGTGAAGACCATCCCGTAGTTGATCCCGATGCTCTTGGTCCCATAGAAGTCGGTCGTCATGGCCGGATAGATGGCCAGGTATCCGCCGAAGGTGGCTCCAACGAGGGCGATGCCGATCCAGAACCAGAACGGCATGGCGGGGATCAGGAAGTAGCTCAGGACCGCCAGCCCGTTGATCAAATAGATGAAGAAGAGGGTCCTCGTGCGCCCGATCGAATCCGACAGCCTCCCCCAGAGAATCCTGCCGAGCGCATTGAAGATCGCCAGCACGCTCACGCCGAGCGCGGCCGTCGCCTTGCTGTATCTGCCGAGCTCCTGCGCGATCGGCGATGTCTGGCCGATGATCATGAGGCCGCTGCCGGCGCCGATGAAGTAGAGGATCCAGATGAGCCAGAACTGACTCGTTCCGAGCATCTGGGCGGTCGTGTAGTCGATTCTGGCCGCGACCCCGGCCGCCGGCTGCGGAGGAGTCCACCCCGCCGGCCTGTACCCCGCGGGAGGGTTCCGGAGGATGAGGGCCCCGAGGATGACCACCACCACATAGGCGATGCCCAGATAGCGGAAGGTCGGGAAGACGCCCGCGGTCCCGATCAGGCGCGCAGCCAACGGCCCCACGATCAAGGCGCCCGCGCCGAAGCCGGCGACCGCGAGCCCAGTGATCAGCCCGCGCTTGTCGGGGAACCACTTCACGCCGGCCGAGATCGGACAGACGTAGGCGAAACCGATCCCGATCCCGGAGATGACTCCGTACGAAAGGATCAAGGCGGTCACGCTCTGGGCGAGGCTCGAGAGGATCATCCCGACGCCGAGCAGGATCCCGCCCATGATCGCTCCGGCGCGCGGGCCGAACCTGTCCTGGATCCTCCCGCCCAGAACGGTGGCCAGGGCGAAGAAGATCAGAACGAAGGAGAACGGCAGGGTCGCCTGCGTCGGCGTGATGCCGAGCTCCGCTTCCAGCGGCTTTCTGAAGACGCTCCAAGCATAGACCGCGCCCAGGCACAGCTGGACCAGTAGCGCGCCGACCACGATCAGCCAGCGATTGAATCCCTTCTGCTCACTCATTGCGGCTCCCCCTCCATGTGACACATCCCCGAAAGGCAAGCGGCAGGGGCGGGAACCATCCCGCCCCTGCCGGTCCTGCTCACGACGCAATCACTCCGCGGATCTCTACTCGTCCAAGGTCGAGATGTCGCCGATCTCCTTGCCGAGGGCCTGCGCCTTCAGAAGCCGGCGCATGATCTTCCCGGATCTGGTCTTCGGCAGCTTGTCCCTGAACTCGATCTCCTCGGGACGGGCGATCGGCCCGATCTCCTTGCTGACCCAGTCCGTGAGCTCCTTCTTCATCTCTTCCGAGGCGGTGAAGCCGACCTTCAGCGTCACGTAGGCCTTGGGGACATCTCCCTTGACCTCGTGGGGCACGCCGATCACGGCCGCCTCCGCCACGGCGGCGTGGGCCACGAGCGCGCTCTCGACCTCCGCCGTGCCGAGCCGGTGCCCGGCCACGTTGAGCACTTCGTCCGCGCGCCCGCGGAACCAGAAGTAGCCGTCCTCATCCTTCGTGCACGAGTCGCCGGTCAGGTACCTGCCGGGGAATCGCGCCCAGTAGGTCTGCTTGTAGCGCTCGGGATCCTTGTAGAGGGTCCTCAGCATCGCCGGCCAGGGCTTGGTCAGGATCGCGAATCCGTTCTGCCCCGGCTGGATCGGTTGGCCGTGCTCGTCGACGACATCGGCCAGAATGCCGGGCAGGGGGCGCGTCGCGCTGCCGGCCTTAAGCGGCGTGATCGGCAGCGGCGAGATCATGAAGGTGCCCGTCTCGGTCTGCCACCAGGTGTCCATGATCTGGAGCCTCTCAGACCCGATGTTCTTCCTGTACCAGCGCCAGGCCTCCGGGTTGATCGGCTCCCCCACCGAGCCGAGAAGCCTCAGGCTCTTGAGGTCGTGCTTCTTGGGGAACTCCTCGCCGAAGCGCATGAACATCCGGATCGCGGTCGGCGACGTGTAGAGGATCGTCACCTTCTCGCGGGCCACGATGCTCCACCACCTGTCCGGCGCGGGGAAGTCGGGCGCCCCCTCGTAGAGGACCGAGGTCGCCCCCGTCATCAGAGGCGAGTAGACGATGTAGCTGTGCCCCGTCACCCAGCCGATGTCCGCCGCGCACCAGTAGATGTCGTTCGGCTTGATGTCGAAGACGAAATGTAGCGTGGAGTAGGTCCCCACGGCATACCCGCCGTGAACGTGGACGATCCCCTTCGGCCTCCCGGTCGTCCCGGAGGTGTAGAGCATGTAGAGGGGGTCCTCCGCGGCCATCTCCTCGCACGGGCACTCGTCCTTCTCTGCCTTCGTCAGCTCGTGCCACCAGTGATCCCGTCCCGGCTGCATCGGGCAGTCGTTGTTGGCGCGCTTGAAGACGATGCAATGCTTGATGGTCGGGCAGTCCTTGAGGGCATCGTCGCCGTTCGGCTTCAGGACGACGAGCTTGCCGCGCCGCTGGGCGCCGTCGGAGGTGATCAGGGCGACGGCCTCCGCGTCCTGGATCCGGTCCCGCAGCGAGCCGACGGAGAACCCGGAGAAGACGACCGAGTGGATCGCCCCGATCTTGGCGCACGCGAGCATGGCGATCGGAAGCTGGGGAATCATCGGCATCCAGATCGTGACGCGGTCGCCCTTCTTGATCCCGAGCCTCTTCATCGCGTTCGCGATCCGATTGGTCTCCTTGTAGACCATCTCGTAGGTCCAGCGCTCGATCTTCTCGTTCTGGGGCTCCGGCTCGTAGATGAAAGCCACCTTGTCCTTGGTCGCCGTCTTCATGTGCCGGTCGAGGCAGTTGTGGGTGATGTTGATCTTCCCATCTTCGAACCACTTGAAGAACGGCGCCTGGCTGTCGTTCAAGACCTTCGAGAAGGGCTTGAACCACTCGAGCTCCTTCGCCACCTCGCTCCAGTACCATTCCTGGTTCTCGGCGCGCTTGAGCAGGTCGTCATAGCTCTTGATTCCGTGCTTGTCCATGAACTGCTTGATGTTGCTGTTCGCAACCAGCTCAGCGGATGGACTATAGATCTCGTTCTCGGCCATCTTCCCAGTTCCCCTCCTCGCTCATGAGTTCATCTCTTCAACCGACCACACGAAAACCGCCGTGTCGATCGCCGGACTGCAAGCCGGCGCTCGCGACTATCCCCTGCGTCCAGACGGACGCCCGGATACACGGTTTGGAATCGGAAGGCAGTGGATCCCTCGAGGCATGTTCGCCCGCGCCGACATCGCGCATCGCCAGATCGAACCGTGCGGACCCGCAACGCAGCCCTGCCGACCAGGCCGATCCCGACCCTCCCAGCCTCCCCGCCCCACCAAAAAGCACGCGAGACTGCTCATCCATCCTATTCCGGCCCGCCGGAACCAGGCAAGCGATAAGACCCTGCCCGGGATAGGGGACCGGCCGGGCCGGCGGCGTCTCTTGTCCCCAACGGGATTCGAACCCGTGTTGCCACCTTGAAAGGGTGGAGTCCTAGGCCGAACTAGACGATGGGGACGGCGCTTCAAGGCGCGAATCCCGAGCCTACGGGACAGCCGTCCGAGAGGCAAGGGCCGAACGGTCCCCCGGGTCAGTCCCCGCCTTCGTCCCGGCTTGCGCTGTCCTCGGGAGGACGCTGGGGCAGAAGCCGATAGAAGCCGCCTGTCCGGCGGTCGTGCGCCCGGACAATCTCCGCTTCCCGGCCCTGGTCGGACGGGACGTAGGGCCTGCGGCGATCCTCGGGGACGCCTTCCGGCAGATAGCTTTCCTCGACCCATCTCCCCGGTTCGGCGTGCGGATAGCGGTATCCGCTCCCGTAGCCGAGACGCTCCATCAGTTCGGTGGGAGCGTTGCGGATCTTCAAGGGGACGCCCAGCGGACCGAGATCTCGGGCCATCGCCGCCGCCCGCCCGTAAGATTCGTAGACCGAGTTGGACTTGGCGCACAGGGCCAGATGGAGCGCCGCCTGGGCGAGAGCGAGGTGACCCTCCGGCGCCCCGATGAACTCATATGCGGCCGCGGCCGCGTTCGCGTGATGGAGCGCCGACGCGTCGGCCAACCCGACATCCTCCGACGCGAAGCGAACCATGCGCCGGGCGATGTAGCGGGGCTCCTCGCCCGACTCGATCATCCTCGCCAGCCAGTAGAGGGCCGCGTGGGGATCGCTCCCCCGCAGGCTCTTGATGAAGGCGGAGATCAGATCGAAGTGCTGCTCGCGCCCGATCGGAAGGCCGATCCCGCGCTCGCAGACCCTGGCGATCCAGGCGGCGCCGGGCCGCCGAACGCCGTCGGCGTCCGGCCGGGTCGCGGAGCAGAGCATCTCGAGCGCGCCGAGCATCCTGCGCGCGTCCAGTTCGGCGTGGGCGAGCAGAATCTCCCAGCCGTCGGCGGGGACTTCCATGGGGGACGATCCCAAGCCTCGTTCCCTGTCCTTAAGCGCCCGCGTCCCGAGCGCCTTCAGCTGCTCATCGGCCAGGGGCTTCAGCAGATGGACGGCGCACCTGGAGAGCAGTGGCGGTATCAGCTCGAAGGAAGGATTCTCCGTCGTCGCCCCGACCAGGACGATCCTTCCGCTTTCCACATGAGGGAGGAAGGCGTCCTGCTGGGCACGGTTGAACCGGTGGATCTCGTCGACGAACAGGATCGTCTTGACGCGCTCGCCCTGCCAGCGCTCTCGGGCCCTCTCGACCACTTCCCTCACGTTTCGGACGCCGGAGAGAACCGCGCTGAACCGCTCCGCCGCATGGCCGAGAAGGTCCGAGAGAAGCGTGGCGAGCGTGGTCTTGCCCGAACCCGGCGGCCCCCACAGAATCACCGAGACGAGCTTCCCCTCAGCGTGCAGCTTGCGGAGCGGCGCCTCCGGCGCGGTCAGGTGCTCCTGGCCCAGCACTTCGTTCCAGTCGCGCGGCCGCATCCTCTCGGCGAGCGGCGCGGGGGGCCGCGACTCGCTCTCGATCCCCGAGGATGAGACCCGGGGACCGGCGTCCGAATCGAAGAGCCCTTCCCGTCTATCCGGAGGAAGGTCCGGCGGGGACATGCTTGAGCGCGTCATCTCGCTGACGCCTCCCGCGGGCGGGTTGTCATTTGGACTCGCGCGCCAGTCGACCCGCGCGCTGCGACTCTAGATCGTCGCCCTCTCCGCTATGCCTCATCGCCGTAACCGTCAGGATGCTGCAACATCCATCGGCAGGCGGTGGCGACGATGTCATCGAGCGCGGCATGGCGCGGCCTCCATCCCAGGAGTTCGCGGGCCCGAGCGCTTGAGGCGACAAGGCGCGGTGGATCGCCGTGCCTCCGAGGCGCGTCTTCCCGCGGGACTCTCTTCCCGATCACGGCCTCGACGGTCCGCACCACGTCGAGGACCGAGAAACCGGAGCCGTTGCCGAGGTTCAGGACGAGCCTGTTCCCACCTCCGAGCTTCTCGAGAGCGAGGATATGGGCCTCGGCGAGGTCGATCACGTGGACATAGTCGCGGATGCACGTTCCGTCCGGCGTCGGATAGTCGGTGCCGTAGACAAGAAGCCGCGGCCCCAGCCCGAGCCCGGCGCGCAACGCCAGCGGGATCAGGTGCGTCTCCACGGCGTGATCCTCCCCGCGCTCCCCGCTCGCGCCGGCCGCGTTGAAGTAGCGAAGGGATCCGTAGGCGATGCCGTGCACCTGACGATACCACTCCAGGATCTGCTCGCAGATGAGCTTGCTCTCGCCGTACGGGTTGGTCGGCCGGGTCGGGGCCTCCTCCGGAATGGGAATCTCCTGCGGGTCGCCGTAGGTCGCCGCCGAGGACGAGAGGATGACTCTCTCGCACCCTTCAGCGGCGCACGCGTCGAGCAACGAGATCATCCCCCCGACGTTGTTCCGGAAGTAGAGACCCGGATCCTTCATCGACTCCCCGACCTGGCTGGACGCGGCGAAGTGGAGAACTCCATCGGGGTGGAGTTCGCGGATCAACTCGCGCAGACGCGGGCCGTCGTGCGTGGAGCAGACTTGGAGGACCGAGGACGGAGGAACTGCCGCCCGGTGTCCACGACTGAGGTCGTCCACAATCCAGACCTCGTGGCCTCGGTCGATCAGGACCTCCGAGGTGACGCTGCCGATGTACCCGGCCCCTCCGGTTACGAGAATGCGCATGCCCTATACCCTACCAAACCGGCTGGGGGCCCAAGAACGACAGACATAGGGGAATAGATCTGAAAAAGATTGACAGGCGCCGAGCCGGTTGGTACGTTGAGATCAGCGTAGGGTTGTTCCCTGCCCATGCGGGCCGTTGTCAGGGCCGGTAACCTAGTATTTGAAGAAGCGGGCTATCTTCCTTCTGGGGTTCGGCCTTCTGACAATCCGTATGCGGCGGGGAACTTTTTTTGTCGCCCGGCGCCTGATCAGAAGTGACGGGGGCCAGCGGTGCCATCACCTTACCGGCCCCCTCCGAGCTGTCTCGCCAGTTGCTGCGCTCTCGATCAGAGCGGCGGCATGAAGGGCGACGGCATGACAGCCTTCTTGGCTGCCTTCTTCTTCTTCGCCGGCTTCTTCTTGGCGGTCTTCTTCTTCGCCGTCTTCTTCTTGGCGGTCTTCTTCTTGGCAGTCTTCTTCTTCGCGGTCTTCTTCTTGGCAGTCTTCTTCTTGGCGGTCTTCTTCTTCGCGGTCTTCTTCTTGGCGGTCTTCTTCTTGGCGGTCTTCTTCTTCGCGGTCTTCTTCTTCGCCGTCTTCTTCTTTGCGGTCTTCTTCTTCGCCGTCTTCTTCTTCACCACGAACTTACCCTCCCTTCCTTGGGCTAGGTTGAGGTGCTGCCTTCGGTACTTGCAGTCCGGTCTCCAGCACCGCTCGCGAGTTCCCGGACCAGGTCCAACATTCTCGCCAGGTCAAAAGGCTTCCGAAGATAGTGGTCCACCGACAGCGAGCGACATACCCTTTCGGACTCCGGGCTGTCGAAAGCCGTCATCACCACGGCACGTCCATGGAATCCAGCGCTCCTGAATTCGCGAAGCAGCTCGAGGCCCGACTTCCCCGGCAACTTCACATCCAGCACGACGACATCGACAGCGACGCCGCCGCCGAGCTGCTTGGCCGCGTCCTCCGCGCTCGACGCGGAGAGGACATCGAAGCCGTCCTCCCGGAGCGCATTTGAGAGCGTCCGAAGAAGGAGCACCTCGTCATCAACCAGAAGGATTCTTGGACTCACTTTGGAAACCCCACGATCTCCCATGAGTTACCAGTTTCATACCATTCGCAGAACAATCCATGCAGCACGCTAATCCACAACAAGCCAGCACGTTACAGG is drawn from Candidatus Eisenbacteria bacterium and contains these coding sequences:
- the acs gene encoding acetate--CoA ligase; this encodes MAENEIYSPSAELVANSNIKQFMDKHGIKSYDDLLKRAENQEWYWSEVAKELEWFKPFSKVLNDSQAPFFKWFEDGKINITHNCLDRHMKTATKDKVAFIYEPEPQNEKIERWTYEMVYKETNRIANAMKRLGIKKGDRVTIWMPMIPQLPIAMLACAKIGAIHSVVFSGFSVGSLRDRIQDAEAVALITSDGAQRRGKLVVLKPNGDDALKDCPTIKHCIVFKRANNDCPMQPGRDHWWHELTKAEKDECPCEEMAAEDPLYMLYTSGTTGRPKGIVHVHGGYAVGTYSTLHFVFDIKPNDIYWCAADIGWVTGHSYIVYSPLMTGATSVLYEGAPDFPAPDRWWSIVAREKVTILYTSPTAIRMFMRFGEEFPKKHDLKSLRLLGSVGEPINPEAWRWYRKNIGSERLQIMDTWWQTETGTFMISPLPITPLKAGSATRPLPGILADVVDEHGQPIQPGQNGFAILTKPWPAMLRTLYKDPERYKQTYWARFPGRYLTGDSCTKDEDGYFWFRGRADEVLNVAGHRLGTAEVESALVAHAAVAEAAVIGVPHEVKGDVPKAYVTLKVGFTASEEMKKELTDWVSKEIGPIARPEEIEFRDKLPKTRSGKIMRRLLKAQALGKEIGDISTLDE
- the galE gene encoding UDP-glucose 4-epimerase GalE, which encodes MRILVTGGAGYIGSVTSEVLIDRGHEVWIVDDLSRGHRAAVPPSSVLQVCSTHDGPRLRELIRELHPDGVLHFAASSQVGESMKDPGLYFRNNVGGMISLLDACAAEGCERVILSSSAATYGDPQEIPIPEEAPTRPTNPYGESKLICEQILEWYRQVHGIAYGSLRYFNAAGASGERGEDHAVETHLIPLALRAGLGLGPRLLVYGTDYPTPDGTCIRDYVHVIDLAEAHILALEKLGGGNRLVLNLGNGSGFSVLDVVRTVEAVIGKRVPREDAPRRHGDPPRLVASSARARELLGWRPRHAALDDIVATACRWMLQHPDGYGDEA
- a CDS encoding DUF362 domain-containing protein yields the protein MPAREPGPSGAAGATQRIHQGGYAMLDHSGRRGSTADGDLPAKAGSGGKTRHDGLGLDPWGALLTRRRFLGATAMGAVGILSARDLLAPKPTRADGRSTRVVRTYHAGATTGWTTVNQGPVDMMVHAAIRALTGVGVTAWAWKSLFPGITAAHKVGLKINLACGDVPTHPQIVNAIIDGLLMMDLNGATLPEENIIVWDMDNAFFCAQTGYAVNYGGPGVQYFGTDHAGVGFDTGRSFVIQHPHGSTTTHHPSQILSQMIDYMINVAVIKDHSDAGTTLCLKNNYGSFDNVWVSQMHRSGYYGDGHTRGEPELNRVMRDELGNKTKLFVVDATFGLYTGGPGYTPPGHTPPNWRYNSLIMGLDPVAVDTIGTAKINEERIRNGLGALTPSHIHAAAQPPYSLGTDEMAQIELLEIDAALAAEVDAAAAAAGGVALLPPSPNPARGSCNLRFRNAEACEVEILVADAGGSVVRRWGRVPYGPGSHAVSWDGRDQGGSPLASGVYFCELRSQGAAQRQQVVLIR
- a CDS encoding replication-associated recombination protein A; protein product: MSPPDLPPDRREGLFDSDAGPRVSSSGIESESRPPAPLAERMRPRDWNEVLGQEHLTAPEAPLRKLHAEGKLVSVILWGPPGSGKTTLATLLSDLLGHAAERFSAVLSGVRNVREVVERARERWQGERVKTILFVDEIHRFNRAQQDAFLPHVESGRIVLVGATTENPSFELIPPLLSRCAVHLLKPLADEQLKALGTRALKDRERGLGSSPMEVPADGWEILLAHAELDARRMLGALEMLCSATRPDADGVRRPGAAWIARVCERGIGLPIGREQHFDLISAFIKSLRGSDPHAALYWLARMIESGEEPRYIARRMVRFASEDVGLADASALHHANAAAAAYEFIGAPEGHLALAQAALHLALCAKSNSVYESYGRAAAMARDLGPLGVPLKIRNAPTELMERLGYGSGYRYPHAEPGRWVEESYLPEGVPEDRRRPYVPSDQGREAEIVRAHDRRTGGFYRLLPQRPPEDSASRDEGGD
- a CDS encoding OFA family MFS transporter, with protein sequence MSEQKGFNRWLIVVGALLVQLCLGAVYAWSVFRKPLEAELGITPTQATLPFSFVLIFFALATVLGGRIQDRFGPRAGAIMGGILLGVGMILSSLAQSVTALILSYGVISGIGIGFAYVCPISAGVKWFPDKRGLITGLAVAGFGAGALIVGPLAARLIGTAGVFPTFRYLGIAYVVVVILGALILRNPPAGYRPAGWTPPQPAAGVAARIDYTTAQMLGTSQFWLIWILYFIGAGSGLMIIGQTSPIAQELGRYSKATAALGVSVLAIFNALGRILWGRLSDSIGRTRTLFFIYLINGLAVLSYFLIPAMPFWFWIGIALVGATFGGYLAIYPAMTTDFYGTKSIGINYGMVFTAYGVGGLLGNLLAPLVKQATNNYNLAFILSGVLCLAASVVIHFVKAPRARAA
- a CDS encoding DUF362 domain-containing protein; the protein is MDRAARRSPRTGAPRTHSSAPDRGRRDFLRTSTLAALAALGSRASALGAADPMRQAPLEPANLLPGRIVLLREPEMDGHLETIDEARVASVVHQGVRVLANKLTTASAFESLFPGLTSTSKIAIKVNCIGPCDTRWETVRGIVSGLAQMLSSTYDVSQVTIFDRDLSDHGYTADRFTFNGRTAALRADINPGSYYPYGSYRLSSYILNADHLIDVPVLKSHSDTNNQITVALKNHYGSCFPSSLCGNIPGMLTVNADQHIKGKTRLVITDAIRGTYNGGPGEPAQNWNTFPEQKPNTLFFATDPVTNEYWARDMINDERQSRGWSTKPCPWIEQASGAPYNLGVSNPAQMTVISMNAADVPGETETQTGTTFLAPSVPNPFRERTSIRFRMGHGGLAAVAIYDVSGRLVRDLGERSYGEGYATVPWDGRDADGRAVAAGVYLARLSTDSGTRSRRLVRSR
- a CDS encoding response regulator, whose amino-acid sequence is MGDRGVSKVSPRILLVDDEVLLLRTLSNALREDGFDVLSASSAEDAAKQLGGGVAVDVVVLDVKLPGKSGLELLREFRSAGFHGRAVVMTAFDSPESERVCRSLSVDHYLRKPFDLARMLDLVRELASGAGDRTASTEGSTST